The Vespula pensylvanica isolate Volc-1 chromosome 17, ASM1446617v1, whole genome shotgun sequence genomic interval attaaaagatattctcaAGTGTAAATTTACTAATAATGAACtgagaaataattctttataatatgCAATTAATGACTAAATAAGTATAAAACaaaacttatattttatatcttcgaatttcctttcaacatttatttctctctctgtgagagattcttatattatattataaatacaaatatagaatattaattatcatactatatttcttaaagtatatattattattaaaaaggaatAGTTTGGTCTAAAATTGCAATTATGGAGATATTGTATATgaaagtttataaatattacagaatCTTGGCACTATTTGTACAAATAACAAATGTACAttacaattacaattatatatttactttctgttttttcattATACTTGCTTTTAAGCTGGAACTATAAACATCTACATCTAACTAAAGTTATATTATCAATACTATTAAAGGTGAAAATGTATAATAGTTTATTTCTAGaacaaacataataaaaaaagaataaaaagatttgtaaATCTCATTGtagcaatatttatttttttgttcttttttttttcttgtattctGATATATAAGATGTATgtcaagaaatatattttacagagttgtcttgatattaaattatatctataaataacagcacataatatgtatatttaagcattaataatgaaatacaaGTTTAATTGCAGATTCCTGATCTAATCTTAATCTTtccattctattttataattatgaaatattaataacttttattaaataatattttccaggagtattatatatatatatatatatatatatatatatatatatatatatatgtatataattttaatttcgttgaagaaaaattgtagCATAGTATATTGCAATAAGATcatattaattgtttcataATGCCTAAAATAGTAACTTCGATTTATTActtaaattttgtttgttaaattttaatatttgtaatagaatataatgttgttgtttaaatgaattattaattttatagataggcatgtaatattttttatatagtatgtTACCTAACAATTTTCACGAAAGAAGATATTGAAATAGACCTAAAAGTTTTCAtgcaaattttattacatgttaaatgctattaaaaaatattttactttaattctACCTTACTTAATCTttgtgataatattattatatcattacaaTTACTAAAAGTAACTTTATAGCAAATGTATAATAGTTCGAAAAAATAATGGTCCACAAGAATAAAGCTAAGGCATATAAGGTGGTAGAATTAAGCAATGCTTAATATACTAAcagttcatatatatatatatatatatatatatatatatatatatatattattagtagaACTGTTATTTAAACTGtaatctaattattatatctaatgaAAAACTAAGGCCActcattttcgttattttgGTTTTCTTGATTCTGTTATTTTAGAAGGATATTTACTTGTGTTTATGATGAATCTAGTTTAATTGCATgactattttttgtttaagcGTACAATGTTATGagaatttttccttctcttaatttcagaatcaataaaattaaatagaattgtgcttttctaatatatatgaaattattttatgcaaTACAATCCATAATGGAATgtataaattgtttaaaacaGAAGTTTTAAAACATGTTCTAAGATGGCAGTGACTCCTAGATGATATCTAAAcatcattatttttgttattgtatgcatgtattaaaaactgaaaaaaaaggaaaaaaaaggagaaaaaaaaaacaagaaaaaagttgGATAAATACACtaagaatattaattcgataaaaatacaaatttttgaataaactTGTAATGCAAaagcatatattatatctaatccATATAATAAACTTGACTAATATCTTTGATATGGATGGTAATGATTAAACCACGAACATCTTTGACATGCCTGCGACATATCAATTTACCACTTAAAATTTCACCTATaacaatgattttatattattttttttctaatcttgcGATTTATAATgttagaaatatgtatatcaatttCGATCTTACCTTCAGTTATGCTAATAGgttcttttaaagaaaatactgTTTGTTTCCAGTGCGTGGGTAAAGCATTTGGACCAGTACTAAAACTGACAGAATTTTCTAAATCAAAAAATACATCAAAGTAACCAATTATTGCAGTCAATGATCCAGTTTTCTTCACAATTAAGTTGAAAGGCGCTGAGAAATTCACACAATCTGTAGTGACTGTATATAAGTCAAATGTTTGAATCTCAGCAGCAgtagttataatatattcagaCCTACAAATTTCTATGCTTGGTTCTCTCAAAACTTCACCTTTCATACAGCTCATTTTGAAACCATAGACATTGGACCAATAATCAATCAAATCTACATAtctttctaaaaattaattcatcttTCTTACTTCCTTGTATAAACTCAAAAATATTAGGAAAatgaatatcaattaaaaatagtaCCGTATTACTTACGTGTATCTCCACTTCCAACTATACTCATTGAACATCTATTTGGCATTAATATACCATTAGCAACTAAATAATGATCCCTTGCATAAATGACTGTATCTAACATTCCttcaaataacaaaaaatatcccATCCATTCAGAAATAATTgcatctactttttcttcttcaagtgTAATATCTTCTAAGCGGcctttttttaatgtaataatgttaTCTAGATTGTTTTCTCTGCAACAGATATGAGCTTAAGATTAACACatgtttaaatttttatccaatatcttatgaatgtaaaaaaataaaatttatattttatttgttttatccaTTAAAGATACCTTACAATATCCATAGCATGATATATTACATCAGACTGATCAACACTGATAACTTTGCGACAACCAGACTTTGCTGCAAACATAGACAGGATACCTGTTCCACAACCTACATCCAACATTATACAGTTACTAAATCTAATGGAATTTGTAAACAGTGCGTCACGATAACTCTCCGTTCGTATTTTATCCTGTATAAAAGATatgacattatttatatattatatatatttatatctatatatatatatgttgtttatattatttatatagtatctTACACagaagatattttatacaaaatataatatactataatataaattatataaaacatatatacatactgtCAACATTTCATGATGAATGGCAAAATGactatatgtattaaaatatccTTCATCTGTGCGCGAATTGcgctttttatcaattatttcctctatattttcttgttcATCATCCAAAACTAATTTTTGTGCCTTTTCTATCATTTCGTTTACTTGCTgaaatagtattaatatattaatttgaatctctttataagaatatatctagcatgataaaaaaaatcatatacaaTACAATGATCACATCTTGATACCTGTTTAGCTAAAAAGCATGCTAATTCACGTTGTTCTAGTTGTGCTTTAAGTGTCTGAATCGTCCTTTGCAGTTCAGCAAAATGTGCTTCCGATAAAGTAACGCACCCATTTTCTGAATTTACAGTGTAACTAATAGTGTTTACAGGTTTGTTTTCTAAATCTTCGATatcttaaagaagaaaaaaaaaatatttgtacagacatatgcatgtatatgtgtacatgcACACGTCGCGTAAAACGTTatcattcaaaattattaagtgagaatttaatatttgtaagaattaatgaaaaaattatttaagaaatattgtGTTTAGCATATTAGCAATAAACATACGTACTAGCattgcataaaaataattaaattatccaATATTTTTCACTTATTAGTAGCAGTACACATAGAAGCATGTTCTGAGAACTATCcattttattaacattgttAATCTCACCTGATATTATGCCAATTAATATCAGAATTATGtcgaatttatataacataatttgGTACATATTTGTATAACATTTGCATGCATCATTTtcctatacatataatatattatatcaaatctatgattgattaattaacattGAAATGTTGGCAAATACATTGTTTATTGCTTGTGTAATATTAGTACGTTAACTATACATAGCACACTGCATAAGATGCTACTATATCACATTGAAACATATAAACAGATATATAATAGAGTTACAATTTTACAGATCAAATTACAAACGACTGCTAtacattaattttgattttaatatacaattagCCAACAACATACTGACATTATAGATTCTTTATAACTTACCATACATTAACAATGGATCATCTTCTATAACaggatataaatattcatcgtCCTGCCAATCTTTTATACATAAAGTATTTAATTGTTCAGGTTGAATGTTCTTTTGACGAATAAAattgatcaattttatatacgaatatgaATCGAGAGAATgctttgttataaaatttcttaaagcAAAATTATGAAGCACTTCAAGATGCTTCAATGCATTTGTTATTCCATCTGTAGTATCCTTACAAAAAAGACATATAATAGTTTGAATATCCTCATTAGTTTCACTCCAATCATCACCACTATCTGCATCACTAGTTTCATCCATTTCAATATCTGGCATTATTTCTgtcaagaataaaataaaaacaataaaaaataattattctatatacaaataaaatataataatcttaacAATACTATTGGTATTTCGAGGCTGtcattacatatgtatagaaaGGTTTTacatgtaaaaagaaatctaaaaatgacataaaattataatgattacgTCAAGTATGACCaaatcaagaaaatattaaactttaataatcaaatatatactaATTCTATACCTTGTTCTGTCATGataaagattataatattattgatgcTCACGAtgttttatacataatattgtACATAATGCTTTTTTTAGGTTAGAAAATCTATGCGACACACGAACTATGTTTTTATAAGATTAGCGACAAAACATCATATTCAATTGTTTTAAATTCAAGCATGAAATATAGCAAACAGAAACAGTATTAAATAGAGTGGGTACTGTCGTATATCTTCGGATAAAATTGGTTTAGGGTCACAATTAGTAACTTTTGATTACACATGTTGGAATCAAAAACAATTCCCTACATGTTCTTAACAATCACTGATTATTCGTTTTCAAATCATTGGTATCGTTTTACGAACACATCTACGTATTTCATAAGTATCGGCCCTATGGCGACCTTGGCTTCATTAATACATGCATTACGTTCATGTTTCTGGTGGAGtagtgaaaaaataattggaatCCTGATTTAGAGACCCCCGACGAAAGACACGAGGTGCAAGACGAACGTATAACGATCGTGACAATAGTCAGTGCTGTCCCACTCGAGCTCGTTTGTTCCATTTAGAAGGCCTAATAATGCTTACGGTAAATACAAGACTTCGACAAGGCACACATGATTCAAGTAGTAAGAAACATTTGACGTCAGCTATTTGAATAACGAAAGTATTTCACTAatcattgttcttttttttttctttttttagacgGCTTTGAGAGGGATCGCACGACGATCGTTTTCGACATCAAAATGTGCGCCAGCACAACAggttcattatttctttcatattttacatattgttAAAACATAACCTTCAATTTACGTTTAAGATGtctttatatttaaagatatcTCGTATATCGCTAAAACTACAGCTATTTTAATTGTAGGACTCTTTTCCGTAATAATTCTAACGATAACAGttttgaaatttgttatttatgtaaataatgattatcTAACAGTATTGCCTGTCCAAGGACAGGGAAGGtcacacatttttatttccaacgaTGTAACGTTCATTTTGCGCTGATAAAAGAACTCCTTAGATTCCTTTGGATGTTATAACTGATATGCTAGCTTTATGCtcaaaacattttcatttattcaagttatattaatatatttatataatcatgtATTTATAGATGACTGTAAGAGATGCTTTGAATTCTGCCCTGGAtgaagagatggaaagagatgAGAAAGTATTTTTACTTGGAGAGGAAGTAGCACTTTATGATGGAGCATACAAAGTTTCTAGAGGTCTTTGGAAAAAGTATGGGGATAAACGTGTCATTGATACACCAATCACAGAAGCTGGTTTTGCTGGTATTGCTGTTGGTGCTGCAATggtaagtaattattttatataatttgtacaGGCATAagatgttttttattttcatttgattctaattaaatttaataggCTGGCCTTCGACCGATTTGCGAATTTATGACTTTCAATTTTGCTATGCAAGCAATCGATCAAATAATTAACTCTGCTGCTAAAACCTTTTATATGTCTGCGGGAAAGGTTAATATACCTATTGTTTTTCGTGGTCCAAATGGTGCAGCTGCAGGTGTAGCAGCTCAACATTCTCAGTGTTTTGGTGCTTGGTATAGTCATTGTCCTGGTTTAAAAGTGGTTTCGCCTTATAATAGTGAAGATGCGAAAGGTTTATTAAAAGCTGCTATAAGAGATCCTGATCCAGTTGTTGTACTGGAAAATGAGATCCTTTATGGAGTTCAGTATCCTATGTCTGACCAAGCTTTGGATAAAGATTTCCTTTTACCTATAGGTAAAGCAAAAATAGAACGTGTTGGAAATCATGTTACTTTAGTAGCACATTCCAAGGCTGTTGAACAAGCTCTTGAAGCAGCTAATGAACTTGCTGGAAAGGGAATAGAAGCAGAAGTAATCAATCTTCGTTCCCTTAGACCATTAGATATAGATACTATTGTGCAATCTATAGTGAAAACAAATCATTGTGTTACCGTAGAGCAGGGTTGGCCACAATGTGGCATAGGAGCAGAAATTAGTGCAAGAATCTCTGAAAGTAAGTTTCATTTTCCATATCTACATTTagttttaattgatattaaatatttaatgtatattgatacatttttttttctttttatctttataggTGAGGCCTTTTATCATTTAGATGCACCAGTAATCCGTGTTACAGGTGCTGATGTTCCTATGCCATATGCTAAAAGTTTGGAAATAGCAGCTTTACCACAAGGCGGCGATGTAGTATTTgctgtaaataaattattagggGTAGAGTAGTAAACGGTAGAAATATTTAGGTACAATTAATAtcctttaattcttttccttttcctttatattGAACTTTTAGTGTCTCCttactttaaaatttttatgcgtaaacaaatacgtataataagTACAAAGCTAGAAGACAAATAGAACAATTATTCAGCGAAAGATCAATTTGATGAACATCTTTTCAATGTTCAAGATATggattttaaacaaaattaattacaacacacattaatttaatgattacagggattaataaattatacaatctTTATACAAATATGCATAAGGTTTcagtaaatatttaaacaatgaacgatatacacataataatatattcttgaaaaatacaatcacattaaatatttataaaatcaattgtaggataatatattatttattgaatgatatatattcttcAATGTTAAATTGtgctattatatttaaattatgctttgcagtttctttttatctcttttttacatGTGGAAGTATTATCtgaaaatctttattatataatatgtttgtAAATATGAGAAATACGAATATACTGCCATATTTGAAATTGCAAATTGCCTTTGCTTAATGAGTTTGGCTATAACACATAAATATACCAAACTCTTGTAAACCATTGATATAAAACCACATCAACATGCTGCATTTGcttatttattacaaagaagtaataaattgttatatacatatcactAATTTGTCTTTCGCTTCTGTATTTTTTacatgtttaaatatttatcacatTTACTTTGTTTGTTATTTCAGTGTTGGTTGTTAGTCATGTGTGATACATACGTAATAAGCAACATGTTACGACTGTCATGTAGCGTTCAAATGCATCTCTAATTTCAATTTCTCtacaaaaaaagtatttttcaattatagaAAAGTTTTGCATTTACAGAAAGttcaatgataaatattcataCCTTAACACATCCATATCCAATGCACACTGCGTATACacagataaaaaatttctaagatcAGTATGTGACCAATTAACTTGCTTCCATGGTTCTATGCACCTTTCAACtaattctaaaaagaaaaatcttaattCTCTAGATCTATGCAGATTACAGCCTATTCCTAAGATAGCTCTTGAGTAAGAACGGAAATTTGTATCAACCTCTTGATATGAACGTTCGAGTAACATGGGTTTAAGTTTGATACACACCAAGCTAAAAAacattcatttataatattacataatatacattttgtataataatcatGTTATAACTTACTGTTTGTGAtgtttatcattttctaataGTACTCTACATTCTGCAAGTTCTACCAAGAATTCTCTGTCAAGATCTGTATCAAAATATTCTGATCCAACACATCGATAAGTCCATGCTACCATCATACTATTTGCACAATGATACAAATCAGGAAACGTTAAAAATTGCAATTTCCTTTTGCTCATTTCAAATCTGAGACAAGCTATGAATACTACTGCTGCATAACGTctgtacatttttaaatatatatatatatatataaaattatatacatataaaatcctgttaaaaataatattgttaaaaataaaattaatctctATGTACTTAGCAAGATCTTCagaaagtagaaaatgttGTCTGATATTAGTAACTAGAGAGCCAGGTAAATCTTCAACGACTTTGAAAACTCTTTTGACATTATCATACTGTCTACGACAGCTTTTTAAAGTAACTCCAGTCTTTTCAGATACTTCATCCAtgtcttttctactttttgaTGTTAACTTTTTTCCTAGTAGTTCTCGAACAACAATATCATCAAATTCATAGTACCTAAAAACATTTAAACTATGACAATTTTTATCCTATGAtacataagtaaataaaaaatcattttcttacaTTTCAATAAGCATTTGACTAGTTTGAGGTTCTATTTGAAATGCCAGTTGTTCGGTAGCAAGTTTTGTAGGAGTATGAAGTAATTTTTCCAACAAAGCATATGTACGATAATGATCAAGAACATCGGAAGCAACTAAATCTAGAGGAGCATTAGTTTGCATACAAATTCCACGCtgttgtaaaatattaactgCATCACTGGCTGTTAAAGAAATATTGGTAAAGTATTTGAAAACATCGGTacgtataatacaaatataataaataaaagacttACAAGAGTGCCCATCAACCCATAGTTGATAAATTTCAGGATCAACGAGAGTATAATTACTAACAAAAACATCAACTTCGGACATCATTGCGGAGGTTATGTTCAGACATCTATGACGTTACAttccatatatttattatcattaattatttattttagactATATTCAAtgcatttatcattttttttttctctgaataCTGCATATTTTCcaatatctattaatttctttcaaatatgaaatattagacAAATGACAGTCACagattaacaaattttatgaacaattatttatttatttatttattttattaacacattacattaatatttcgttatcATAATCCTCATTATttgtattcatatattatatgacatatacatatatatatatacatacacacacactcgtacacatgtatatacgcCAATTCTCTTCGATCCCTAGAAAATACGATTATCGAATTTGCGAGGGTTCGTTTCGATAATCGAAACATGAATAACATGTCTACTACCGGTTTCGCGTGGACGATCGTATCGTGGATAATGCTAATCAATATTTTGCTTATCTCTTTCcgtctatatatattaataatgaattcaTTGTTAAATTGGTATAATGAGATaaagctttttaaaaaaaaataaattccgatcgaattattcgtgtgttactatatatacatgtgtgttttttttaaCGGTAACAACGAACTCTCATGCCGAACTTTACGCGCGCGTTTCACATATCATGAGGAGTTTAACAGTGcttaaagaagaaagtgataataaaaaaagtgaaagtgTACGTTAACATCATATCGACATCGACATCGACATTGACATTGCTTCGTCGAAGAACATtggatatgtatgtaagtacatctgtaaagatatatatatacatatcaataTACGCGCACTGTAAGTTCGCCGGTTATCTCTATCAAAATGTGAGTTATTGTTGTAATCAGAAACATATCTAGGGTGGGGCAAGCCGAGCATGTGCTTTGGTCGCTAATATTAAGAGAGGGGAATGTGAAAAAGTCGAAAGAAACAGTGTCGgttgagaaaaattaattttgagaaaactcgataagaaatgaatttaagAGAAGCAAagtcgtaattaaaaaaaagaaaaggaaaagaaaaacatggaATTGGaatgatatgtatgtatggagaATGAAGACAGAAGGTATTACGCAGTTTCTGCGCTTAACCTAGGCACTGTTAACGCTATATACGTGTTTGATTGCGATGGAATTTCTTAGTAGCTATTTTCGTGGAGTCCAAGAGCAAAATTTAACGATGGAACcgtaatcgttcgaaaattgATTCCTGTTCGTACGAAttctcctttatatatatatatatatatatatatatatatatatatataaaacgagaagTAAGACAATTAATTCGTgtatacacacgtgtatataaatatcatatattttgtcaggttttaattgttttacaTTAACTATTTCTATTggcttatttcttttttttttttttttagatatcaaAGTTACAGAGTGATTTTAAATacgcttctttctttcgatttattttctattaaatatgtttattaatcaattcatagtaaatatttttcgtaagaTAAATGATCGgcataatatatgaatatttggCTCACTCTAAATAATCAagtattaatgatatttcattacaaatattgattaaatatttaaaaatattgacgGCCCTTTGACGATAAACAGTAAACTTTGATTAATAAACAGCAGTCTTTTGAATATGCTTTCAGACGACGAGTTGATAAAGAgatctatttaaataaaaacattatctttatatcgtattatacttaatattaCTAAAAGGACGTACATTTCGTTTTGATCCTTGCGTATAGTGTTAGCACGTTGTTGCGATTGTACTTCttttgtttgtctttttttcttctctctctctctttctctcagtttctttcttttttctctctctttctctttcgctctcgttgtttctctatttctctgggcgtttctctattctctctttcgccGAGAGGATTCTGTCCTTCGcagagaggaggaaggaaacGCTCCAGGAAATTCATTTGCAGAGACGTGGCACTACGCGGCAAAACACgaatgatatatttacatgGCGCCGAGGGAGAGAAACCGGCGAGATGGATTTACTCGAGAGAGCTTTATCGAGCGTTACGAGCTACCGTGCACGACGTATAAAGCGTACCTttcgagaaggagaaagggattcgaatagatagatagataaatagatagatggatagatagatggatagatggatagatagatagataaagagagaaaagagagagagagaaaaagagagaattagggttctaatttctaatacaAGATATTTaacgagaattttattttcttattttatttatttagtttttagatagatagatggatagataaagagagaagaaagagagaaagggagaattaggcttctaatttctaatataagatatttaacgagaattatattttctcattttatttatttagcttttagataaatagataaatagatgaatagatagatagatagatagataggtagagaaagagagatagaggattACTATTTGTACTACTTTGTAATATGAGATTATTAATGAGGATCATCTTGAAGCTTATTTATTCAGgttttagatagatagaaagataaatagatagatacagagagggggggggaggagATGTTTTAATGATCTAATTTCTCTGTTCTAATTTACAATatgttcgaaagaaagaacatattaacatgatttttattgaaaattatcttctaattttatttatttactttttaaatatatagataaataaatcggatatgtagatagaaaaaggggATTCCTGTTTTAATACGTTTGTATACCTGTCTCGaacgatcttttattttattttttttttttttcatttttttattctttaagtaattccattttttttgtttctttttctttctctctttctcttttttataatcttcttcgaagatttaaatttaatatgtttaggaaggaaaagaaaaaagagattcattaatataacatttttaatcagaatcatatttatttggagtttcttgttttatttattaaatattatatacgtacatagttaaaaaagaagagatcttttctttcattcatctttGACAATGTCTCAAAGATTTGAAATTGTACACATTTAggaaaaagtataaagaagaatattttaatatgaaatattccaattaatatgatatttaatacgtTAATATGAAagatcatcttttttcttttctttttttttttttcctttatgaaatacatataatatgaaaaaagatatctcTTGATTTTTAAGCAAATGAGATCGTAAATattgtgtacatacatatatgtatcgtatatattttcgagCGAGAAAAATAGAGGCATATGGAAAGATATCGACGTTGAAAATTTCTTGGGGGAGggcataaaaatgaaaaggggaaaaaaaaagaaagtggaaagaaaagaaaaagaaaaatgtttcaccTTGACATTGCTCGGTTTTCCTTTAcatttttcctatctttttctctctttcactctctttttctctctctttctcactccttCTTTAGATAATGTAAATGTTTTTTGCCTAACTTTTATCGTTATCTATTTTCTATGATAAatgttatgttatgttattAAACTTGACTTTTCGTCGAGTTTTAGGgtctaatataaataatcacaATCATGCTTATATCTATGGATGCAAGTATATGCATAATGTTTGATGTAACATAAATAGATACAaacatgtacacatacatacatacatataatatacgacGTATACGATATGCCACGTGGCGTGAAATTCGTATTCCGCACATTGCAGGatacgattatatttaaatataattgcaATCTCATTGatgtattcatataaatacatctgtgtgtgtgtgttgatATACTCATTAAGCttggaatttttttcatacttaaaatataacaaaattggATATTATCGAGATAATTAACGACGATGGTAGaatcttaataaaataattaatattgcaCGAAAACTAACGAATTTacattactttattttacattgttttatatatttaaaaataaaggatataataattctaagaGTTATCACAAATTCGATTTGCAAAGAGatagtacatatattattgcagataaaattttattattctaagaaatcattttatcCGATAGTAAttacctcttctctctctctctctctctctctctctctctctctccttctctcattagtatatatatttaatatattaaaacaaaacaaaaaatgctTAGCTCTGATAAATATTTGCTTA includes:
- the LOC122635156 gene encoding acidic fibroblast growth factor intracellular-binding protein isoform X2, which produces MMSEVDVFVSNYTLVDPEIYQLWVDGHSSSDAVNILQQRGICMQTNAPLDLVASDVLDHYRTYALLEKLLHTPTKLATEQLAFQIEPQTSQMLIEMYYEFDDIVVRELLGKKLTSKSRKDMDEVSEKTGVTLKSCRRQYDNVKRVFKVVEDLPGSLVTNIRQHFLLSEDLAKYIEINFIFNNIIFNRILYVYNFIYIYIYLKMYRRYAAVVFIACLRFEMSKRKLQFLTFPDLYHCANSMMVAWTYRCVGSEYFDTDLDREFLVELAECRVLLENDKHHKHLVCIKLKPMLLERSYQEVDTNFRSYSRAILGIGCNLHRSRELRFFFLELVERCIEPWKQVNWSHTDLRNFLSVYTQCALDMDVLREIEIRDAFERYMTVVTCCLLRMYHT
- the LOC122635156 gene encoding acidic fibroblast growth factor intracellular-binding protein isoform X3; translation: MMSEVDVFVSNYTLVDPEIYQLWVDGHSCKSFIYYICIIRTDVFKYFTNISLTASDAVNILQQRGICMQTNAPLDLVASDVLDHYRTYALLEKLLHTPTKLATEQLAFQIEPQTSQMLIEMYYEFDDIVVRELLGKKLTSKSRKDMDEVSEKTGVTLKSCRRQYDNVKRVFKVVEDLPGSLVTNIRQHFLLSEDLAKRYAAVVFIACLRFEMSKRKLQFLTFPDLYHCANSMMVAWTYRCVGSEYFDTDLDREFLVELAECRVLLENDKHHKHLVCIKLKPMLLERSYQEVDTNFRSYSRAILGIGCNLHRSRELRFFFLELVERCIEPWKQVNWSHTDLRNFLSVYTQCALDMDVLREIEIRDAFERYMTVVTCCLLRMYHT
- the LOC122635156 gene encoding acidic fibroblast growth factor intracellular-binding protein isoform X4; the protein is MMSEVDVFVSNYTLVDPEIYQLWVDGHSSSDAVNILQQRGICMQTNAPLDLVASDVLDHYRTYALLEKLLHTPTKLATEQLAFQIEPQTSQMLIEMYYEFDDIVVRELLGKKLTSKSRKDMDEVSEKTGVTLKSCRRQYDNVKRVFKVVEDLPGSLVTNIRQHFLLSEDLAKRYAAVVFIACLRFEMSKRKLQFLTFPDLYHCANSMMVAWTYRCVGSEYFDTDLDREFLVELAECRVLLENDKHHKHLVCIKLKPMLLERSYQEVDTNFRSYSRAILGIGCNLHRSRELRFFFLELVERCIEPWKQVNWSHTDLRNFLSVYTQCALDMDVLREIEIRDAFERYMTVVTCCLLRMYHT
- the LOC122635156 gene encoding acidic fibroblast growth factor intracellular-binding protein isoform X1 — protein: MMSEVDVFVSNYTLVDPEIYQLWVDGHSCKSFIYYICIIRTDVFKYFTNISLTASDAVNILQQRGICMQTNAPLDLVASDVLDHYRTYALLEKLLHTPTKLATEQLAFQIEPQTSQMLIEMYYEFDDIVVRELLGKKLTSKSRKDMDEVSEKTGVTLKSCRRQYDNVKRVFKVVEDLPGSLVTNIRQHFLLSEDLAKYIEINFIFNNIIFNRILYVYNFIYIYIYLKMYRRYAAVVFIACLRFEMSKRKLQFLTFPDLYHCANSMMVAWTYRCVGSEYFDTDLDREFLVELAECRVLLENDKHHKHLVCIKLKPMLLERSYQEVDTNFRSYSRAILGIGCNLHRSRELRFFFLELVERCIEPWKQVNWSHTDLRNFLSVYTQCALDMDVLREIEIRDAFERYMTVVTCCLLRMYHT